One window of Methanogenium organophilum genomic DNA carries:
- a CDS encoding AAA family ATPase encodes MRILKVRFKNLNSLAGEWEVDLTDDAYTADGIFAITGPTGSGKTTILDAICIALYGCTPRLKTVSKSTNEIMHRQAAECCAEVEIATGSGVYRCTWAQERAHRKPDGALQTPHHEIADVFADKILTTRKREVPKRVEELTGMDYEQFTRSVMLAQGDFAAFLNASPDERSPLLEQITGTEIYSKISINVHERRRDEQAKLNELRAKGEGIELLSENITATLHEEEAALIEKGKELQDNISHCRKGINWHQDGIRIARSLATADCEEADWTEQRGAAEEQLRRLERGETAAALEGEYQQVVALRESREKNRTYLRQLEVMVPDKKDTALRMEEAVSLQKEMLTEVQERLERATPVIREVRRLDLELQSRADRLREVYSTQERAYRDWEGICTELKRWSDAGDGTPEETKAVSWFLGENGIVGEPSSLFAGTRTLAKNLRAAVPGDTARPLPPDVEVSCTTTDTELDVLQQALTTISWYRDTSIIRAEINAFQEQKTQLMLLRDRLSEGADDARRRQDLTIRLKNIRYDYTRYQQTLEACVHERERQVRLTEQMAENVRLAARVHDLEAERSHLRAGEPCPLCGSSIHPYADETVALPRAAEEDLKQEQSILSAIKEKEAMLRQATYQCKSKEKAIQEALDDIQVRTTHRGEIWADGCRACGLHPDTPESEAVVQTALEKTNDAIKSHYTTETALRILKEEIRATKTLIAHCHQAVIRFRDAENCAARTEKLEAEITEIRDKRQDLLPNMSPDEAEAQFIWMIRTEEKNLEAVQTDYQQRVEEIAGLGGEIRTLQDSIRRQKEELEEVERRFDTAVYNAGLFGEEDFAAALLTQEERACLQSERDRLERWETGIAVQRATAQKEAEMHRNRGVTQKDEATLTIELDALITAEQHTNTRRGEIRQQLKRDEEEKLRYAEQQTKIITQEAETNRWNELHTLIGSADGKKFRNFAQGLTFAVMIASANRQLQTMSGRYLLKQNPDRPLDLEVIDNEQGGAIRSTKNLSGGESFLVSLAMALGLASMASGKIRVDSLFLDEGFGTLDEDALEMALATLSSLSDQGKIIGVISHVPALKERISTVIEVTKKSGGRSTVKGPGVIQHRI; translated from the coding sequence ATGAGAATTCTGAAAGTCCGATTTAAAAATCTTAACTCCCTCGCCGGTGAATGGGAAGTTGATCTGACCGATGATGCCTACACCGCAGACGGAATATTTGCGATCACGGGACCAACCGGGTCGGGGAAGACAACCATTCTGGATGCCATATGTATAGCCCTCTATGGGTGCACACCACGGCTGAAGACAGTAAGCAAGTCAACGAACGAGATTATGCATCGGCAGGCTGCAGAATGTTGTGCAGAAGTTGAGATTGCGACAGGAAGCGGCGTATACCGGTGCACATGGGCACAGGAACGGGCTCACCGAAAACCTGACGGTGCGCTGCAGACTCCACATCATGAAATTGCCGATGTTTTCGCAGATAAAATTCTCACCACACGGAAGCGTGAAGTCCCGAAAAGGGTCGAGGAGTTGACCGGCATGGATTACGAACAGTTTACCCGTTCCGTTATGCTGGCACAGGGCGATTTTGCGGCATTTTTAAACGCTTCACCGGATGAACGCTCTCCCCTTCTGGAACAGATCACAGGAACAGAGATCTACTCAAAAATCTCGATAAACGTTCACGAACGGAGACGGGATGAACAGGCAAAACTGAATGAGCTCAGGGCGAAAGGAGAGGGAATTGAACTGCTTTCGGAGAACATTACCGCCACACTCCATGAGGAAGAGGCCGCCCTCATAGAGAAAGGAAAGGAGCTGCAGGATAATATCAGCCACTGCAGGAAGGGAATTAACTGGCACCAGGATGGAATAAGGATTGCCCGTTCCCTCGCAACTGCTGACTGTGAAGAGGCGGACTGGACTGAGCAGCGAGGGGCCGCGGAGGAACAGCTCAGGCGTCTGGAGCGAGGAGAAACAGCCGCCGCATTGGAGGGTGAATACCAGCAGGTCGTCGCCCTCAGGGAAAGCCGGGAGAAGAACAGAACATACCTCAGACAGCTTGAAGTGATGGTGCCGGATAAAAAGGATACTGCACTCCGGATGGAAGAGGCTGTTTCTTTGCAGAAAGAAATGCTCACAGAAGTACAGGAACGCTTAGAACGGGCCACCCCGGTCATACGTGAGGTGCGCAGACTAGACCTTGAGCTACAGTCCAGAGCGGATCGTCTCCGTGAAGTCTACAGCACACAAGAGCGGGCCTATCGCGACTGGGAAGGGATCTGTACGGAGCTGAAACGGTGGTCAGATGCTGGAGACGGTACACCCGAAGAAACGAAGGCGGTTTCATGGTTCCTAGGTGAAAATGGCATTGTTGGTGAACCTTCATCTCTCTTTGCGGGAACAAGAACTCTCGCAAAAAACCTGAGAGCGGCAGTCCCGGGTGACACTGCCCGGCCGCTGCCGCCAGACGTCGAAGTGAGCTGCACCACCACCGACACAGAGTTGGATGTTCTGCAGCAAGCCCTCACAACAATTTCATGGTATCGGGATACTTCCATCATCAGAGCAGAAATCAATGCATTCCAGGAGCAAAAAACGCAGCTGATGTTGCTCCGTGACCGTCTCTCAGAAGGTGCAGACGATGCCCGGAGGAGACAGGACCTCACCATTCGTCTGAAGAACATACGTTATGACTACACCAGATATCAACAGACGCTGGAGGCCTGCGTCCATGAACGTGAACGGCAAGTGCGCCTCACCGAACAGATGGCGGAGAATGTACGTCTTGCTGCCAGGGTACATGATCTCGAAGCGGAGCGGTCCCACCTCCGGGCGGGAGAACCCTGCCCCCTCTGTGGTTCATCGATACACCCATACGCAGATGAGACGGTAGCATTGCCCCGTGCAGCAGAAGAAGACCTAAAGCAGGAACAAAGCATCCTCTCTGCAATCAAGGAGAAGGAAGCCATGCTCCGTCAGGCAACTTACCAGTGCAAAAGCAAAGAGAAAGCTATTCAGGAGGCACTGGATGATATTCAGGTGAGGACTACCCACCGTGGAGAGATCTGGGCAGACGGGTGCAGGGCATGCGGACTCCATCCTGACACACCCGAATCTGAAGCAGTGGTGCAGACAGCGCTCGAAAAGACAAATGATGCTATCAAAAGCCACTATACGACAGAAACTGCCCTCAGGATATTGAAAGAAGAGATCAGGGCAACAAAAACACTCATCGCGCACTGCCACCAGGCAGTCATAAGGTTCAGAGATGCGGAGAATTGTGCAGCCCGCACGGAAAAATTAGAGGCAGAAATTACAGAAATCCGTGACAAACGACAGGACTTGCTGCCCAATATGAGCCCGGACGAGGCTGAGGCACAGTTTATCTGGATGATACGGACAGAAGAGAAGAATCTGGAAGCGGTGCAGACCGATTACCAGCAGAGAGTGGAGGAAATAGCAGGCCTTGGAGGCGAGATCCGAACCCTTCAGGATTCAATCAGAAGACAGAAAGAAGAACTGGAAGAGGTAGAACGCCGGTTTGACACGGCGGTATACAATGCTGGATTATTCGGGGAAGAGGACTTTGCAGCTGCTCTCCTCACACAGGAAGAGAGGGCCTGCTTGCAGAGCGAACGTGACCGTCTGGAACGTTGGGAGACAGGTATTGCTGTACAGCGTGCAACCGCCCAAAAAGAAGCAGAGATGCACCGAAACCGGGGAGTTACACAAAAAGATGAAGCCACCCTCACAATTGAGCTTGATGCCCTCATCACAGCAGAACAGCATACCAACACCCGCAGGGGAGAAATACGCCAACAGCTCAAACGGGATGAAGAAGAGAAATTACGGTATGCCGAACAGCAAACCAAAATTATCACACAGGAGGCCGAAACAAACCGATGGAACGAACTTCATACGCTCATCGGGTCGGCTGACGGAAAGAAGTTCCGCAACTTTGCACAGGGACTCACCTTTGCAGTGATGATCGCGTCAGCCAACCGCCAGCTGCAGACTATGAGCGGCCGGTACCTCCTGAAACAGAATCCCGATCGGCCCCTGGACCTTGAGGTGATTGACAATGAACAGGGAGGAGCCATACGTTCAACGAAAAACCTCTCCGGCGGGGAGAGTTTTCTGGTAAGTCTGGCCATGGCACTAGGCCTTGCCTCAATGGCATCAGGGAAGATTCGGGTTGATTCCCTCTTCCTTGACGAAGGATTCGGGACACTGGATGAGGATGCCCTTGAGATGGCCCTTGCCACTCTCTCCTCACTCAGTGACCAAGGAAAAATTATCGGAGTCATATCTCACGTCCCTGCCTTAAAAGAGCGGATTTCAACGGTGATAGAGGTAACAAAGAAGAGCGGCGGACGAAGCACTGTGAAAGGGCCGGGTGTTATCCAACACAGGATCTGA
- the pepD gene encoding beta-Ala-His dipeptidase yields the protein MTEIRMPSGEAERDTAAIREIFGYIASIPRCSGNEDGIARFLRERVVDAGCMVKEDDAGNLFLGLPGAGGGEDAPPLVLQAHMDMVCVAAQGSDHDFAREGIDWYEEDGILRARETTLGADNGIGLAIGIRLLEEPGPVHPPIQLIATREEETTMHGAAALDPAKIAGTTVINIDDEEEGVITTSSAGMMAVAFTFPAHRILVRGAVSWQTVEVAGGRGGHSGMEAGSGRANALSLIGTLLTGLMAETGCAVTTISGGERDNAIPGQARACIGLDPAVVKKAVRFIREEGRACRETYRDTDPDLRVRIFPATPQENVISPEIAAGVVSLLSGLPAGVCTMDVVIPDLVATSCNPATIREEAGLLTIGLSARSNDDATLAALGETFRRQGKEAGAAVSIPGVAPAWQYREVSPIRERVAEAYSDLFGSTMHLRGLHAGLETAWIAQKIPEADIISLGPDIRDAHTVRESASLPSAGRVCLLLRETLRRCVEVREEE from the coding sequence ATGACAGAAATCAGAATGCCCTCTGGAGAGGCAGAGAGAGACACCGCTGCTATTCGTGAGATTTTTGGTTATATTGCATCAATCCCCCGGTGTTCCGGGAACGAGGACGGCATTGCACGATTTCTCCGGGAACGGGTTGTGGATGCCGGATGCATGGTAAAAGAGGATGATGCAGGCAATCTCTTTCTCGGCCTCCCGGGTGCGGGAGGGGGTGAAGATGCCCCGCCTCTTGTGCTGCAGGCGCATATGGACATGGTCTGTGTGGCAGCGCAGGGCAGCGATCATGACTTCGCCCGGGAGGGCATCGACTGGTACGAGGAGGACGGCATCCTCCGGGCACGGGAGACGACGCTTGGGGCGGACAATGGCATCGGTCTTGCCATCGGGATCCGTCTTCTCGAAGAACCGGGGCCTGTCCACCCCCCCATCCAGCTCATTGCCACACGTGAGGAAGAGACGACGATGCATGGTGCAGCCGCTCTTGACCCGGCAAAAATTGCCGGGACAACCGTGATCAACATCGATGATGAGGAGGAAGGAGTCATCACCACCAGTTCGGCCGGGATGATGGCGGTTGCATTTACCTTCCCTGCCCACCGCATTCTGGTCCGGGGCGCTGTCAGCTGGCAGACCGTTGAGGTTGCTGGTGGCAGAGGAGGCCACTCAGGAATGGAGGCAGGGTCCGGGCGGGCCAATGCCCTTTCTCTTATAGGAACCTTGCTCACCGGCCTCATGGCAGAGACCGGATGTGCCGTCACCACCATCAGCGGCGGAGAACGGGATAATGCGATCCCCGGTCAGGCGCGGGCCTGTATCGGTCTTGACCCCGCAGTAGTGAAAAAGGCAGTCCGGTTTATCCGGGAAGAAGGGCGTGCCTGCCGGGAAACATACCGTGACACAGATCCTGACCTGCGGGTCAGGATCTTTCCGGCGACTCCGCAGGAGAATGTCATCTCCCCCGAGATCGCGGCGGGTGTAGTCTCCCTTCTCTCCGGCCTGCCCGCAGGGGTCTGTACGATGGATGTGGTTATCCCCGATCTCGTCGCTACCTCATGCAACCCGGCAACCATCCGGGAGGAGGCGGGGTTGCTGACCATCGGTCTTTCGGCCCGCAGCAACGATGATGCGACCCTCGCAGCGCTGGGTGAAACATTCCGGAGGCAGGGAAAGGAGGCAGGAGCGGCCGTTTCAATTCCTGGTGTTGCACCAGCCTGGCAGTACCGGGAAGTATCTCCTATCCGGGAGAGAGTGGCGGAGGCGTATAGCGATCTCTTCGGGAGTACAATGCACCTCCGTGGTCTGCATGCCGGTCTTGAGACCGCCTGGATTGCACAGAAGATACCGGAAGCAGACATAATCTCCCTTGGTCCGGATATCCGGGATGCCCACACTGTCAGGGAGTCTGCTTCCCTGCCTTCTGCCGGACGGGTCTGTCTGCTCCTCCGCGAAACCCTCAGGCGTTGCGTCGAGGTTCGCGAAGAAGAGTAG
- a CDS encoding MarR family winged helix-turn-helix transcriptional regulator, giving the protein MDVPLPSDLPPGALISIIYRSRNRILGEWASQAGIPVAVMSPLIYLAKHPGATQDEISRRMMIDKAAVARAIRQLEDGGYLTRIPDEANRRRYCISLTEAGIRLAEDAIAASDELDRTITTDVPQEAVPYLLPLLRSMAYTSSIVAKNRDIPGNDTDNTDTFN; this is encoded by the coding sequence ATGGATGTTCCTCTCCCCTCGGACCTGCCTCCCGGTGCACTCATCTCGATCATCTACCGGAGCAGAAACCGTATCCTCGGGGAGTGGGCATCGCAGGCAGGCATCCCCGTGGCCGTGATGAGTCCGCTCATCTACCTTGCAAAACACCCCGGTGCGACACAGGATGAGATCAGCAGGCGTATGATGATCGACAAGGCGGCAGTGGCGCGGGCGATCCGGCAACTCGAGGATGGAGGATACCTGACCCGCATCCCGGATGAGGCGAACCGCAGGAGATACTGCATTTCCCTGACGGAAGCAGGTATCCGGCTTGCAGAAGATGCCATCGCCGCATCCGACGAGCTCGACCGGACGATCACTACCGATGTCCCGCAAGAGGCAGTACCATACCTCCTGCCTCTCCTCCGGTCAATGGCATATACAAGCAGCATAGTAGCAAAAAACAGAGATATTCCCGGAAATGACACAGACAACACCGACACATTCAACTGA
- a CDS encoding MATE family efflux transporter, producing MEPGTAGMTSGVSILTGDPKQAIIKLSGPMIVAMLLMSLYNIIDAIWVAGLGPDALAAIGFVTPVFMVLIGISNGLGAGATSAIARRIGAKDKNGADNTALHGLYLAVAASIVMTICFIVCLRPLLIAIGAGETIGLALDYAYIVFAGTVFFIFTNMAYGILRAEGDMKRTMHAMAVSSVVNIILDPILIYGLDMGMAGAALATIISVALVSVVLLWWFLGKRDTYVSIHRDAFSYRPAIVSDVLKVAIPASGEFMLMAGLGIILNGLFVTVAGTDGVAVYTGGWRVVMFAIVPMIAINTAVISVAGALFGARRYAELKTVHLYSIWIGTLISIGISILTWVFAPQIATLFAYSPESARLLPDITAFLRTMCFFYPFVPMGMMSNGLFQGLGKGTASFILTLLRNLVFIAFFAYLFALTFGWGEVGAWWGCVAGDIVGGCVAFTWAALFVHTLAKKHAKDREETPVGESSS from the coding sequence ATGGAACCCGGCACAGCGGGCATGACCTCAGGCGTATCGATTCTGACAGGCGACCCAAAACAGGCAATCATCAAACTCTCGGGGCCGATGATCGTCGCGATGCTGCTCATGTCGCTCTACAACATCATCGACGCGATATGGGTCGCAGGACTGGGGCCGGATGCCCTTGCTGCTATAGGCTTTGTGACACCGGTTTTCATGGTCCTTATCGGCATCTCCAACGGCCTCGGTGCCGGCGCCACCTCGGCGATTGCCCGCCGTATCGGTGCAAAAGATAAGAACGGGGCTGACAACACCGCATTGCATGGCCTCTATCTGGCGGTTGCCGCCTCGATAGTGATGACGATATGCTTCATTGTTTGCCTCCGGCCACTCCTCATTGCCATTGGCGCCGGAGAGACGATCGGGCTTGCCCTGGATTATGCTTACATCGTCTTTGCCGGGACCGTCTTCTTCATCTTTACCAATATGGCCTACGGAATTCTGCGTGCAGAGGGCGATATGAAGCGGACGATGCACGCGATGGCCGTCTCGTCGGTCGTAAACATTATCCTCGATCCGATTCTCATCTACGGGCTCGATATGGGTATGGCAGGTGCCGCCCTTGCTACCATTATATCGGTCGCTCTCGTCTCCGTCGTCCTCCTCTGGTGGTTTTTGGGGAAACGCGACACCTACGTCTCCATTCATCGGGATGCCTTCTCCTACAGACCCGCCATCGTCTCCGACGTCCTGAAGGTTGCAATTCCCGCAAGCGGTGAGTTCATGCTGATGGCAGGCCTGGGGATCATCCTCAACGGACTCTTCGTCACAGTTGCCGGTACCGACGGTGTGGCCGTCTACACCGGCGGGTGGCGCGTGGTGATGTTTGCCATCGTCCCGATGATTGCGATAAATACAGCCGTGATCTCGGTCGCCGGGGCGCTCTTTGGAGCAAGACGCTACGCAGAGCTCAAAACAGTACATCTCTATTCGATATGGATAGGGACGCTCATCTCCATCGGGATCAGCATTCTCACCTGGGTCTTTGCCCCGCAGATTGCGACCCTCTTTGCCTATTCCCCCGAGAGTGCCCGTCTGCTGCCGGATATCACGGCATTCCTCCGGACGATGTGCTTCTTCTACCCGTTCGTCCCGATGGGGATGATGTCCAACGGGCTCTTCCAGGGACTGGGAAAGGGGACGGCATCCTTTATCCTCACCCTCCTGCGCAATCTGGTATTCATTGCATTCTTCGCATACCTCTTCGCACTCACCTTTGGATGGGGAGAAGTGGGCGCCTGGTGGGGTTGTGTGGCAGGAGACATCGTGGGGGGATGTGTTGCCTTCACCTGGGCGGCGTTGTTCGTACACACCCTCGCGAAGAAGCATGCAAAGGACCGGGAGGAGACTCCTGTCGGAGAATCGTCTTCATAG
- a CDS encoding aminotransferase class I/II-fold pyridoxal phosphate-dependent enzyme has translation MDIPPFALERYFGKYEFSAPHMLSAADCETWTPGEIFAMEEGSLDAFCSMRLMYTESQGDPALREEIAAITGGSIGAEDCIVFAGAEEGIFITMHALLGPGDHAVVLFPAYQSLFEVARHVGADVSFWQMHEEDGWRPRMDELRALIRPETKCIIVNSPHNPTGFHFPAAEMAELIAIAEEHDCWLFCDEVYRFGEYDPSARLPAVASRYAKGISVGVMSKSFGLAGLRLGWVATQDTELISRILAWKDYTTICTSAPAEYLSGIALRHADSIIERNRTILNENRALLEDFFDRHADFFTCQAPVAGPVCFPRYLGEEGAEAFCDTLIRETGVILLPSTAFGAGDAHIRFGFGRRDMMPALGALEEYLTAMERNGV, from the coding sequence ATGGACATTCCCCCGTTTGCCCTTGAACGCTATTTTGGAAAGTACGAGTTCTCCGCCCCCCATATGCTCTCTGCCGCGGACTGCGAGACATGGACACCTGGTGAGATATTTGCGATGGAGGAGGGCTCGCTTGATGCCTTCTGTTCCATGCGGCTCATGTATACCGAGTCACAGGGTGACCCGGCATTGCGGGAGGAGATTGCAGCCATTACGGGTGGTAGTATTGGTGCAGAGGACTGTATCGTCTTTGCCGGTGCAGAAGAAGGCATCTTCATCACAATGCATGCTCTCCTTGGACCCGGCGATCACGCGGTGGTGCTCTTCCCCGCCTACCAGTCGCTCTTTGAAGTGGCCCGCCATGTGGGAGCCGATGTCTCCTTCTGGCAGATGCACGAGGAGGACGGGTGGCGGCCGCGAATGGATGAGCTGCGTGCTCTTATCCGGCCGGAGACGAAGTGCATCATCGTGAACAGTCCGCACAACCCAACCGGCTTCCACTTCCCGGCAGCTGAGATGGCAGAGCTCATCGCGATTGCAGAGGAGCATGACTGCTGGCTCTTCTGTGATGAGGTATACCGCTTCGGGGAGTACGACCCCTCCGCCCGGTTGCCTGCCGTTGCATCCCGGTATGCAAAGGGCATCTCGGTTGGGGTGATGTCAAAGAGTTTCGGGCTTGCGGGCCTCCGGCTGGGCTGGGTGGCAACACAGGACACAGAACTCATTTCGCGTATCCTCGCGTGGAAGGACTATACCACCATCTGCACCAGTGCACCGGCGGAGTATCTCTCGGGGATTGCCCTTCGGCATGCGGATTCAATCATCGAACGGAACCGGACCATCCTGAATGAAAACCGTGCCCTGCTTGAAGACTTTTTCGACCGGCACGCCGACTTCTTCACCTGCCAGGCGCCCGTGGCAGGTCCGGTCTGCTTCCCCCGGTATCTGGGAGAGGAGGGGGCGGAGGCCTTCTGCGATACCCTCATCCGGGAGACGGGTGTTATCCTCCTCCCATCCACCGCCTTCGGCGCCGGGGACGCCCACATCCGGTTCGGCTTCGGGCGGCGGGATATGATGCCCGCCCTTGGGGCGCTGGAGGAGTATCTCACAGCGATGGAGCGGAACGGGGTCTGA
- a CDS encoding symporter small accessory protein, which translates to MFGITDPGIWAGYLLSFILTAACIAYGMINWKKGAEGEHDGS; encoded by the coding sequence ATGTTTGGTATTACCGATCCCGGTATATGGGCAGGATACCTGCTGTCATTCATCCTGACGGCGGCATGTATAGCGTACGGCATGATAAACTGGAAGAAAGGGGCGGAAGGGGAGCACGATGGCAGTTGA
- a CDS encoding sodium:solute symporter family protein, with protein sequence MAVDTLTFSAITLVYLGVVILLGYIGYRQTKGSDDFLVAGRRINPVVLALSYGATFISTSAIVGFGGISAQLGMGLVWLTVLCIGVGVLVAFVLFGKRTRMLGHATGALTYPDLLGKCYDSPFIRKISAVIIIVSMPIYTAAILIGGARFIETTLSIPYDTALLAFAAVVALYVVLGGLIAVMYTDALQGAIMFVGMTVLLVLTYVYLGGIGAANSALDSLAPLVPESLAAAGMTGWASMPTFLSPIWLTMITTMVLGVGIGVLAQPQLAVRFMTVKDDRSIHRAVMVGGPFVLMMTGVAFTVGPLTNVWFMQNGGTLAVDAAGGNVDSVIPFYINSAMPDLFIIIFMLALLAAAMSTLSSLFHTMGTTIGYDLNPLVKNGKPSMTAIQIGTLVMIVVSTVVAYALPANIIARATVIFMGLCAAAFIPAFAHALYAKNPSVMAAKVSITTGALAWFLWTAFVHAKESAVLGISDALFGVPSVLPMPWGVVNPIVIALPVSAVTLMVVLAIEKRAPCTTTNTSP encoded by the coding sequence ATGGCAGTTGACACACTGACCTTTTCTGCAATCACCCTCGTCTACCTCGGAGTCGTGATTCTCCTCGGTTACATCGGATACCGGCAGACAAAAGGGAGCGATGATTTCCTCGTCGCCGGGAGACGAATTAACCCCGTCGTCCTCGCACTCTCCTATGGCGCGACTTTCATCAGTACTTCCGCCATCGTGGGGTTCGGCGGCATATCGGCCCAGCTCGGCATGGGCCTCGTCTGGCTGACCGTGCTCTGCATCGGGGTGGGCGTTCTCGTCGCCTTCGTACTCTTCGGGAAACGGACACGGATGCTCGGGCATGCGACAGGCGCCCTCACGTATCCGGACCTCCTCGGGAAATGCTATGATTCACCGTTCATCCGGAAGATTTCGGCCGTAATCATCATCGTGAGCATGCCGATATACACCGCCGCGATTCTCATCGGGGGCGCACGGTTCATCGAGACGACGCTCTCCATCCCGTATGACACCGCCCTCCTCGCCTTTGCCGCGGTGGTGGCACTGTACGTGGTGCTCGGCGGGCTCATCGCCGTCATGTACACGGATGCCCTGCAGGGTGCTATCATGTTCGTCGGCATGACCGTGCTTCTCGTCCTGACCTATGTCTACCTGGGCGGCATCGGAGCGGCGAACAGCGCCCTCGACTCCCTTGCTCCGCTCGTACCGGAGAGTCTTGCGGCGGCAGGGATGACCGGATGGGCATCAATGCCAACGTTTCTCTCCCCGATATGGCTGACGATGATCACGACGATGGTCCTCGGCGTGGGTATCGGCGTGCTCGCACAACCACAGCTCGCCGTCCGTTTCATGACGGTGAAAGACGACCGCTCCATTCACCGGGCGGTGATGGTCGGCGGGCCGTTCGTCCTGATGATGACCGGCGTCGCATTCACGGTCGGGCCACTCACGAACGTTTGGTTCATGCAGAACGGCGGGACGCTTGCGGTCGATGCGGCAGGTGGCAATGTGGACAGCGTGATACCGTTCTACATCAACTCCGCTATGCCCGATCTCTTCATCATCATCTTCATGCTCGCCCTCCTCGCAGCGGCGATGTCGACCCTCTCCTCCCTCTTCCATACGATGGGAACGACCATCGGATACGACCTGAACCCGCTCGTGAAGAACGGAAAACCGTCCATGACGGCGATACAGATAGGGACGCTCGTGATGATCGTGGTAAGCACGGTCGTCGCCTACGCCCTTCCCGCAAACATCATCGCACGGGCGACAGTCATATTCATGGGGCTGTGTGCGGCGGCGTTTATTCCCGCATTCGCCCACGCCCTCTACGCGAAAAATCCCTCGGTAATGGCCGCAAAAGTGAGCATCACGACAGGTGCGCTCGCCTGGTTCCTCTGGACCGCCTTCGTTCACGCAAAGGAATCGGCTGTCCTCGGCATCTCCGACGCGCTCTTCGGGGTTCCGTCCGTACTGCCGATGCCCTGGGGCGTGGTGAACCCTATCGTGATCGCGCTCCCCGTTTCGGCAGTGACACTCATGGTTGTCCTCGCCATCGAAAAGCGGGCGCCGTGCACTACCACCAACACCTCCCCCTGA
- a CDS encoding flavodoxin family protein, producing the protein MKVVAFNASPRKEGNTMRLLRIVCDTLEEEGIETEIVHIGGKKVNGCIACMKCAETLDRRCAITGDPVNEWMEKMYAADGIIIGSPTYFADLTTEAKALIDRAGFVGLANGGLLRRKVGAAVVAVRRAGAIHVYDSINHLFGISEMVTVGSTYWNLGMGLEPGDVESDQEGRQTMIDLGKNMAWVLKKLNA; encoded by the coding sequence ATGAAAGTAGTGGCATTCAATGCAAGTCCGCGCAAGGAAGGCAATACCATGCGCCTGCTGCGGATAGTCTGTGACACTCTTGAAGAAGAGGGGATTGAAACTGAGATCGTGCATATCGGCGGGAAGAAGGTGAACGGATGTATCGCCTGCATGAAGTGTGCCGAGACACTGGACCGCAGGTGTGCGATTACCGGTGATCCGGTGAACGAATGGATGGAGAAGATGTATGCGGCAGACGGCATCATCATCGGCAGCCCGACGTATTTTGCCGATCTCACAACGGAGGCAAAGGCGCTCATCGACCGTGCAGGGTTTGTCGGCCTTGCAAACGGCGGCCTCCTGCGGCGGAAGGTCGGTGCTGCGGTGGTGGCGGTCCGCCGTGCGGGAGCTATTCATGTGTATGATTCCATCAATCATCTCTTCGGCATTTCGGAAATGGTCACCGTCGGTTCAACCTACTGGAACCTGGGGATGGGTCTTGAACCGGGAGATGTGGAGTCTGATCAGGAAGGGCGCCAGACGATGATCGATCTCGGGAAGAACATGGCCTGGGTGTTGAAGAAACTGAATGCATAG